In a single window of the Acinetobacter tibetensis genome:
- a CDS encoding TIGR04219 family outer membrane beta-barrel protein produces the protein MKVAQAGLLALGVGLSGLAQADLVALKGDISYWAYDGHAETVPFSKEKLDNEGAVQFSVALEHPVPIIPNAKIRYVNLDTQTKSSVLGQPNYAVNLDHADFILYYEILDNVVDLDIGAGATTLNGHINRLDQRTNIDETYPIIYGTVGGKLPFTGLSAKAELTYSNFDDAQLTDALAEIQYNFIDNMLVDVGVKAGYRIFTVDLDDYNRNDIKLDFKGPYIGLDAHF, from the coding sequence ATGAAAGTAGCACAAGCAGGATTATTGGCATTAGGCGTAGGTTTGAGTGGCTTAGCTCAAGCAGATTTAGTCGCACTCAAAGGCGATATCAGCTATTGGGCATATGACGGGCATGCCGAAACAGTCCCATTTTCAAAAGAAAAACTCGACAATGAAGGTGCAGTCCAATTTTCTGTCGCTTTAGAACACCCAGTTCCGATTATTCCAAATGCCAAAATTCGCTATGTCAATTTAGACACTCAAACAAAGAGCAGCGTTCTAGGGCAACCCAATTATGCAGTTAACCTTGATCATGCTGACTTCATTCTCTATTACGAAATTTTAGACAATGTAGTTGATCTGGATATTGGTGCAGGTGCAACCACATTAAATGGCCACATCAACCGTTTAGATCAACGTACCAATATTGATGAAACTTATCCGATTATTTACGGTACAGTCGGTGGTAAATTACCATTTACAGGTTTAAGTGCGAAAGCAGAACTAACCTATAGCAACTTTGATGATGCTCAGTTAACCGATGCTTTGGCGGAAATTCAATACAACTTTATCGACAACATGCTCGTCGATGTTGGTGTAAAAGCAGGTTATCGAATTTTCACTGTTGATTTAGATGACTATAACCGCAATGACATTAAACTTGACTTTAAAGGTCCTTATATTGGTTTAGATGCGCATTTCTAA
- a CDS encoding ankyrin repeat domain-containing protein: MKLNSFTPLPEDDEELHLPELVYWSSLGDVEQVEQLLLAGADPNQTDEEGYSALQAAAENDHLGVVKLLVSKGARIDYRSEYTALELAEMAENKDIIAYLKSL, translated from the coding sequence ATGAAACTCAACTCTTTTACCCCTCTGCCTGAAGATGATGAAGAACTGCATCTTCCTGAACTTGTTTACTGGTCATCTTTGGGTGATGTAGAGCAAGTCGAGCAGTTGTTATTGGCTGGAGCTGATCCGAATCAAACAGATGAAGAGGGCTATAGTGCACTACAAGCTGCAGCTGAAAATGACCATTTAGGTGTGGTTAAATTACTGGTCAGTAAGGGAGCAAGAATCGATTATCGCTCAGAATATACTGCACTTGAATTAGCTGAAATGGCTGAAAATAAAGATATTATTGCATATTTAAAAAGTTTATAA
- a CDS encoding sodium-dependent transporter — protein sequence MADSRENWTSRSGFIIAAVGSAVGLGNIWRFPYVAYENGGGAFLIPYLLALITAGLPLLFLDYAVGHRSNNSPPKAYRALFKGGETLGWWQVCVCIIIGLYYASVLTWAGSYVYFSIGQAWGNDPESFFFNTYLQTSKATGLDLQFVNHLFWPIVGIWALTLIILFGGVKKGVELSNKIFMPLLFVLFTFLVIQALRLPGAAQGLNAFFTPNWSAMMDYKVWLAAYGHTFFSLSVGFGIMVTYSSYLKPKTNLTGSGLIVGFANASTEILAGIGIFAALGFMAHAAGTDVKDVVSGGIGLAFIAFPKIISSLGAGADLFGLLFFSSLFVAGISSMVSILEVPIAAMQDKLKWSRSKAVSIIGGGSALVSIFLFSSVNAIKLVDIIDHFINNIGIIGGALASIICIAWFKRSALMELRDHVNRISTIQLGKGWAFTLTVITTFILITTLGMTLFNLVMNGYDTYSMSLQGVFGWGSVIFCAVVAIVLSKMKDR from the coding sequence ATGGCAGATTCTCGTGAAAACTGGACGTCACGATCTGGTTTTATTATTGCAGCCGTTGGTTCGGCTGTTGGTTTAGGTAATATTTGGCGTTTCCCCTACGTTGCTTATGAAAATGGTGGCGGTGCGTTCCTTATTCCTTATTTACTTGCATTAATTACGGCAGGTTTACCGCTATTATTTTTAGACTATGCTGTCGGGCATCGTAGCAATAATTCGCCTCCTAAAGCGTATCGCGCTTTATTTAAAGGGGGTGAAACGCTCGGTTGGTGGCAAGTTTGTGTTTGTATCATTATTGGCTTGTACTATGCCAGCGTACTGACTTGGGCAGGAAGTTATGTTTACTTCTCGATTGGCCAAGCATGGGGCAATGATCCAGAAAGCTTCTTCTTCAATACCTATTTACAAACATCTAAGGCCACAGGTTTAGATTTACAGTTTGTTAACCATTTGTTTTGGCCAATAGTTGGTATTTGGGCACTCACCCTGATCATCTTGTTTGGTGGTGTGAAGAAAGGGGTTGAACTGTCGAACAAAATCTTTATGCCTTTGTTGTTCGTATTGTTCACTTTCTTGGTGATTCAAGCTTTACGTTTACCTGGTGCAGCTCAAGGTTTAAATGCATTCTTTACTCCGAACTGGTCCGCAATGATGGACTATAAGGTGTGGTTAGCAGCATATGGTCATACCTTCTTCTCACTGTCAGTGGGTTTCGGGATTATGGTGACCTATTCATCTTATTTAAAACCAAAAACCAATTTAACAGGCTCGGGCTTAATTGTTGGCTTTGCCAATGCTTCAACTGAAATTTTAGCGGGTATTGGTATTTTTGCTGCATTGGGCTTTATGGCACATGCTGCAGGTACAGACGTTAAAGATGTTGTGAGTGGCGGTATTGGTCTTGCATTTATTGCTTTCCCGAAAATTATTTCGAGCTTGGGTGCTGGTGCAGATTTATTTGGTCTTCTGTTTTTCTCCTCGTTATTTGTAGCGGGTATTTCTTCTATGGTGAGTATTTTGGAAGTTCCAATTGCTGCCATGCAAGACAAGTTAAAATGGAGCCGTTCAAAAGCTGTATCGATTATTGGTGGTGGTAGTGCGCTGGTTTCAATCTTTTTATTCTCTAGCGTAAATGCGATTAAGCTGGTGGATATTATTGACCACTTTATCAACAATATCGGGATTATCGGTGGTGCATTGGCATCAATTATCTGTATCGCTTGGTTTAAACGTTCTGCACTGATGGAACTGCGTGATCATGTCAACCGTATCTCGACCATTCAATTAGGTAAAGGTTGGGCATTTACATTAACTGTAATTACCACGTTTATTTTAATTACTACACTAGGAATGACCCTGTTCAACTTAGTGATGAATGGTTACGACACTTACAGCATGAGCTTGCAAGGTGTATTTGGATGGGGCAGCGTGATTTTCTGTGCTGTTGTGGCAATTGTGCTCAGCAAAATGAAAGATCGCTAG
- the rsmB gene encoding 16S rRNA (cytosine(967)-C(5))-methyltransferase RsmB, whose product MRQSPNASGKTLNLRAQVVKTLLAVQNGQSLASVLQQHMAIVSDKDRALYHELVLGCLRQWHALKQVTLPLLSKPLENQVVETCLYVGLYQLLCTRVAAHAAISETVDAAKQLGMESLSGVVNAILRRATRETEQFYDVLEQASNLPSWLSKRLKKDWGEQLAEISYELKQVAPLTLRVNTLQVSRDEYLEILEDEGIEAHACELSNVGIVLDESIHVPSLPGFEAGGFSVQDEHAQLCATLLPDLNGKFVIDACAAPGGKTAHILEKYQPRKLIALDQDEKRLKRVAENLERLALSEEPVEIITADAVKWTSPELADCIVLDAPCSAIGVMRRHPDIRLLRQSGDIAKTVQLQKQILENMWQQLKVGGTLLYITCSILKAENEQQMVDFFAGHTDAKEIKIDADWGIEQIHGRQLFPQIGRGDGFYYCLIEKTA is encoded by the coding sequence ATGAGACAATCTCCCAACGCCTCTGGTAAGACTTTAAACTTACGTGCTCAGGTTGTTAAAACGTTATTGGCTGTCCAAAATGGTCAATCACTGGCATCGGTGCTTCAGCAACACATGGCCATTGTGTCTGACAAAGATCGTGCCTTGTACCATGAATTAGTTCTTGGCTGTTTACGCCAATGGCACGCACTGAAACAAGTGACTTTACCGTTGTTGTCTAAACCACTGGAAAACCAAGTCGTTGAAACCTGTTTATACGTGGGTTTATACCAATTGTTGTGTACCCGCGTTGCAGCGCATGCGGCTATTTCTGAAACGGTAGATGCAGCAAAACAATTGGGTATGGAAAGCTTAAGTGGTGTGGTGAATGCCATTTTGCGCCGTGCAACACGCGAAACAGAACAGTTCTACGATGTTCTAGAACAAGCCTCGAATTTGCCGAGCTGGTTATCCAAACGTTTGAAAAAAGACTGGGGCGAGCAATTGGCTGAAATCAGCTACGAGCTGAAACAAGTTGCACCCTTAACCTTGCGGGTTAACACCTTACAAGTCAGCCGTGACGAATATCTTGAAATTTTAGAAGATGAAGGCATTGAAGCACATGCCTGTGAACTTTCGAATGTCGGTATTGTACTTGATGAGAGTATTCATGTGCCTAGCCTGCCTGGTTTTGAAGCAGGTGGTTTTTCAGTACAAGATGAACATGCACAACTCTGTGCAACATTGTTACCTGACTTGAATGGCAAATTCGTGATTGATGCCTGTGCAGCACCTGGGGGCAAAACAGCGCATATTTTAGAGAAATATCAGCCTAGAAAACTGATCGCACTCGACCAAGATGAAAAACGCTTAAAACGTGTCGCTGAAAACTTAGAACGTTTGGCTTTAAGCGAAGAGCCAGTGGAAATTATCACTGCCGATGCAGTGAAATGGACATCGCCTGAACTTGCGGATTGTATCGTCCTCGATGCACCTTGTTCAGCCATTGGGGTAATGCGTCGCCATCCCGATATTCGTTTACTGCGTCAGTCGGGCGATATTGCCAAAACGGTACAACTCCAAAAGCAAATTCTTGAAAATATGTGGCAACAACTCAAAGTCGGCGGCACATTGCTGTACATCACCTGCTCGATTTTGAAAGCCGAAAATGAACAGCAAATGGTCGACTTCTTTGCTGGGCATACAGATGCGAAAGAAATTAAAATTGATGCCGATTGGGGGATTGAACAGATTCATGGTCGCCAATTGTTCCCACAAATAGGCCGTGGCGATGGTTTTTATTATTGCTTAATCGAAAAAACGGCCTAA
- a CDS encoding methionine/alanine import family NSS transporter small subunit codes for MNTKAIIMMIISMVFLWGGLALSILHLMKNPEELDEVLDEVKDQHTL; via the coding sequence ATGAATACTAAAGCTATCATAATGATGATTATCTCAATGGTATTTCTCTGGGGTGGGTTGGCATTGTCGATTCTCCATTTGATGAAAAACCCTGAAGAATTGGATGAAGTGCTGGACGAAGTGAAAGATCAGCACACGTTGTAA
- a CDS encoding GNAT family N-acetyltransferase has protein sequence MQNKKHIGSIRAEQPEDVDHIEDLTMRAFESVVYSDHHEQFIVRALRQSGQLSISLVAELDGQLIGHVAISPVRISSGTEAWYGLGPVSVLPEFQGQGIGRDLIETALAQLKKRQAKGCVVLGKPDYYARFGFRAVTQLVLEGVPAEYFQVLAFENEIPQGNVQYHASFNATS, from the coding sequence ATGCAAAACAAAAAGCATATCGGGTCAATTCGAGCTGAGCAACCTGAAGATGTTGATCACATCGAAGACTTGACCATGAGGGCATTTGAATCGGTAGTTTATAGTGATCATCATGAGCAATTTATCGTGCGTGCATTACGGCAGTCAGGACAACTCAGTATTTCTCTAGTTGCTGAACTTGATGGACAGCTAATTGGACATGTTGCAATTTCTCCTGTGCGAATTTCATCAGGTACAGAAGCTTGGTATGGTTTAGGTCCAGTTTCAGTCTTACCTGAATTTCAGGGGCAAGGCATCGGTCGAGATTTAATTGAAACGGCATTGGCCCAGTTAAAAAAGCGGCAGGCAAAAGGGTGTGTGGTGTTGGGGAAACCTGATTATTATGCACGGTTTGGCTTTCGAGCCGTGACTCAGTTGGTACTGGAAGGGGTTCCTGCCGAGTATTTTCAAGTACTTGCATTTGAAAATGAAATTCCACAAGGCAATGTTCAATATCATGCCAGTTTTAATGCTACATCTTAG
- a CDS encoding lytic transglycosylase domain-containing protein — translation MFMITGCSGLGGGSLEKRAAKLSTGIQKAYAVDSTTANRVAPMIVQSAELHQVDPLLIAAMIRQESSYRNYAVSPAGAVGLTQIMPMYWQQTCSGDLFEEANNINCGTYILAQYNQSAGSWKKALAYYNVGPTGYESSWKMRRQGKKYAKQVKQLEEKLKGSL, via the coding sequence ATGTTCATGATCACAGGCTGTTCAGGTTTAGGCGGTGGCTCTTTAGAAAAACGTGCAGCAAAACTGTCTACTGGCATCCAAAAGGCATACGCCGTTGACTCAACGACAGCAAACCGAGTTGCACCGATGATTGTGCAAAGTGCAGAACTACATCAGGTCGATCCTTTACTGATTGCTGCCATGATTCGACAAGAATCAAGTTATCGTAACTATGCTGTTTCACCTGCTGGTGCTGTGGGATTAACTCAAATTATGCCGATGTATTGGCAACAAACTTGCTCAGGTGATTTATTCGAAGAAGCCAATAATATCAATTGTGGCACCTATATTTTAGCTCAATATAATCAATCTGCAGGGAGCTGGAAAAAAGCCCTTGCCTATTATAATGTTGGACCTACAGGCTATGAGTCGAGTTGGAAAATGCGCCGCCAAGGTAAAAAATATGCCAAACAAGTGAAACAGCTCGAAGAAAAACTCAAAGGTTCACTCTAA
- the zupT gene encoding zinc transporter ZupT, giving the protein MDTLLPHQVWVAFGVTLLAGLATVLGGALVVFFKQPSYRFLSFGLAFSAGAMIYVSLTEILNKSIHSFSQAFDDKMGYAFGTLSLLLGVILVLILDRCIPNPHETIENQSVQGINQQQLLRTGLLTLFAITAHNLPEGLATFFATLESPALGAPLAVAIAIHNIPEGIAIALPVYMATRKKSAALLASLLSGLAEPLGAMIGYFLLAPYLSFSVYGTVFGIIGGVMVYLALDELLPTAKKYAQGHETVYGLVTGMACLALSLVIFKYVS; this is encoded by the coding sequence ATGGACACCTTATTACCGCATCAGGTGTGGGTTGCATTTGGCGTGACCTTGCTTGCAGGACTGGCGACAGTTCTGGGCGGTGCTTTGGTCGTATTCTTTAAACAGCCGAGTTATCGCTTTCTCTCGTTTGGATTGGCATTTTCCGCTGGGGCGATGATTTATGTTTCTTTGACCGAAATTTTAAACAAATCCATTCATTCTTTTAGTCAGGCTTTTGATGATAAAATGGGCTATGCCTTCGGCACTTTATCATTATTACTGGGTGTGATTTTAGTTTTAATTCTCGACCGTTGTATCCCCAACCCTCACGAAACCATTGAAAACCAAAGTGTGCAGGGGATTAATCAACAACAATTATTACGTACAGGATTGCTGACTTTATTTGCGATTACGGCACATAACTTGCCCGAAGGCTTGGCCACTTTTTTTGCAACTTTGGAAAGTCCGGCACTTGGAGCACCGCTTGCGGTAGCCATTGCTATTCATAATATTCCTGAAGGTATTGCGATTGCTTTGCCTGTCTATATGGCAACACGGAAAAAAAGTGCAGCTTTACTTGCTAGTTTACTCTCAGGGCTTGCTGAACCTTTAGGTGCAATGATTGGTTATTTTCTTTTGGCACCGTATTTAAGTTTTAGTGTGTATGGCACCGTATTTGGCATTATTGGTGGGGTGATGGTGTATTTGGCACTCGATGAACTACTGCCGACCGCTAAAAAATATGCACAAGGGCATGAAACCGTCTATGGCTTAGTCACAGGTATGGCCTGTTTGGCGCTGAGTCTGGTGATATTTAAGTATGTGAGTTAA